The following proteins are encoded in a genomic region of Rhizobium sp. ZPR4:
- the solA gene encoding N-methyl-L-tryptophan oxidase: MSAEFDVAVIGLGAMGSAALSFAAARGAKAIGIEAHFPAHSLSSSHGDSRLIRLGYFEDPSYVPLLKRAYHNWRSLEERLRAEILTVTGVLQIGAPDSKIVSGTRASCDMHGLPHEILDCDAMKRRFPAFALEEGEVGLLDPQGGYVRPEAAIMGYLKLAAEDGAVLHFGERVVAIDPDDSGVTVVSSTGRYRARKVIVATGAWIAELVPQLKAHAQPIRQVVAWYQPKDGFVAEPQRMPCFLRDEGAEGSYFGFPAIGVDGVKIGRHAHFREPIDPVLPNPPVNDADTDLLDSFARKRLPEAASFRVRATTCRYTMLPSEDFLIDRLPGQPNVVVSSACSGHGFKFTSVVGEILADLALQDGSALPTALFSFEKHFGGQSA, from the coding sequence TTGTCCGCGGAATTCGACGTTGCCGTCATCGGTCTCGGCGCGATGGGAAGTGCTGCCCTGTCTTTCGCCGCCGCGCGTGGCGCAAAGGCAATCGGGATCGAGGCGCATTTTCCAGCTCATTCCCTCAGCTCTTCGCATGGCGACAGCCGCCTGATCCGCCTCGGCTATTTCGAAGATCCGTCCTATGTTCCCTTGCTGAAACGGGCCTATCACAATTGGCGTTCGCTGGAGGAGAGACTGCGTGCCGAGATTTTGACGGTGACAGGCGTCCTGCAGATCGGGGCGCCGGACAGCAAGATCGTCAGCGGCACGCGCGCTTCCTGCGACATGCATGGATTGCCGCACGAGATCCTCGACTGTGACGCCATGAAACGCCGCTTCCCGGCTTTCGCGCTTGAGGAGGGCGAGGTTGGCCTGCTCGATCCGCAGGGTGGCTATGTGCGCCCTGAGGCCGCAATCATGGGCTATCTCAAGCTTGCGGCGGAAGATGGTGCGGTCCTGCATTTCGGCGAGCGCGTTGTGGCGATCGACCCTGATGATAGCGGCGTGACGGTCGTTTCTTCGACCGGGCGATATCGTGCCCGCAAGGTGATCGTCGCAACCGGCGCATGGATTGCCGAGTTGGTGCCGCAGTTAAAGGCACATGCCCAGCCGATCCGACAGGTGGTTGCCTGGTATCAGCCAAAGGACGGTTTTGTCGCCGAGCCGCAGCGCATGCCCTGCTTCCTGCGGGATGAAGGCGCCGAAGGGTCGTATTTCGGCTTTCCGGCGATCGGCGTCGATGGCGTGAAAATCGGCCGCCATGCTCATTTCAGGGAGCCGATCGATCCCGTCTTGCCCAATCCACCGGTCAATGATGCCGATACCGATCTGCTCGACAGCTTTGCCCGCAAGCGCTTGCCGGAGGCAGCGTCGTTCCGCGTGCGGGCGACGACCTGCCGTTACACTATGCTGCCGAGTGAAGATTTTCTCATCGATAGGCTGCCTGGGCAGCCGAATGTGGTGGTCTCGTCGGCTTGTTCCGGCCATGGCTTCAAGTTTACGAGCGTCGTCGGCGAGATCCTCGCCGACCTGGCGCTTCAAGACGGCAGCGCACTGCCGACGGCCCTCTTCTCCTTTGAGAAGCATTTTGGCGGCCAATCGGCTTAG
- a CDS encoding class I SAM-dependent methyltransferase, whose protein sequence is MDQKIEAVLEAYHALIREEHSKPREMPPGGRDGGQDRRLRALGPETGRFINILAKSLKAPTILELGTSFGYSGIWLAEAARASGGKLISMELHAYKTEFAREMAEKAGLSEHIDFQIGDAVEMIKALPTGVDFVLVDLWKDLYIPCLEAFYPKLNASAIIVADNMFMPGNDDVKRYGEAVRAKPGITSVLLPVGSGIEVSRYDPV, encoded by the coding sequence ATGGATCAGAAGATCGAAGCCGTTCTTGAAGCCTATCATGCACTTATTCGCGAAGAGCACAGCAAACCCAGGGAAATGCCGCCGGGCGGACGCGACGGTGGCCAGGATCGCCGGCTGAGGGCCCTTGGACCCGAGACGGGTCGCTTCATCAACATTCTGGCGAAAAGCCTGAAGGCGCCCACCATTCTCGAACTTGGCACATCCTTCGGCTATTCCGGCATCTGGCTGGCCGAGGCTGCGCGCGCAAGCGGGGGAAAGCTCATTTCCATGGAGCTGCATGCCTACAAGACCGAATTTGCCAGGGAGATGGCCGAGAAGGCGGGTCTGTCGGAGCATATCGACTTCCAGATCGGCGATGCCGTCGAGATGATCAAGGCGCTTCCCACCGGCGTCGATTTCGTTCTCGTCGACCTGTGGAAGGATCTTTATATTCCGTGCCTGGAGGCTTTCTATCCCAAGCTCAATGCCAGTGCGATTATCGTTGCCGACAATATGTTCATGCCCGGCAATGACGATGTGAAGCGCTATGGCGAGGCTGTTCGCGCCAAGCCGGGCATCACATCCGTTCTGCTGCCCGTCGGCTCCGGCATCGAAGTCAGCCGCTACGATCCCGTTTGA
- a CDS encoding cytochrome c biogenesis protein DipZ, with protein sequence MTLLIIAYLGGALTILSPCILPILPFVFARAGQPFVRSTLPMLAGMALTFAIVATLAAVGGAWAIRANEYGRLAAIVLLGLFGLSLISPRIASALSRPAVDLGNNLLNAAGAQRAAASVKSSFVLGIATGLLWAPCAGPILGLVLTGAALKGANLQTTFLLLAYGAGAATSLAVALLAGGRIFARMKQSLGVSERIRKVAGAAVLAGVAAIALGLDTGLLARLSYASTGSFEQALLEKLHSKASAPETEVASNGAMKVATDAARPFHSDLPIEGAAPSLNGAVTWLNSQPLTTAELRGKVVLVDFWTYSCINCIRTIPYVRAWAEKYKDQGLVVIGVHAPEFAFEKNVDNVKKAVTDFKIGYPVAIDNDYRIWRAFENNYWPAHYLIDTKGQVRYQHFGEGNYRQTEQAIQDLLREAGSDMAQSGPVVPDAKGAEASPDLGHIRSGETYVGYSQATGFVSPEGVKADTAADYSVANPGLNQWGLAGTWTVGPEQASLGKAGGGITYRFSARDLHLVLGPATDGKPIRFRVTVDGKAPGADHGSDIDADGNGTVTATKLYQLVRQSGDVTARNFQIRFLDPGVQAYAFTFG encoded by the coding sequence ATGACGCTTCTCATCATTGCCTATCTCGGCGGCGCGCTGACGATCTTAAGTCCGTGCATCCTGCCCATCCTCCCCTTCGTCTTTGCCCGCGCCGGACAGCCCTTCGTCAGGAGTACGCTGCCCATGCTTGCAGGCATGGCGCTCACCTTCGCTATCGTTGCGACGCTGGCTGCGGTCGGCGGTGCTTGGGCGATCCGCGCCAATGAATATGGCCGCCTCGCGGCAATCGTCCTGCTCGGGCTCTTCGGCCTGAGCCTGATTTCACCGCGCATAGCGTCAGCGCTTTCGCGGCCAGCCGTCGATCTCGGCAACAATCTCCTGAACGCCGCCGGTGCTCAGCGCGCGGCTGCAAGCGTCAAAAGCTCCTTCGTGCTCGGCATTGCGACCGGCCTGCTCTGGGCACCCTGCGCCGGCCCGATCTTGGGTCTCGTCCTGACCGGTGCTGCCTTAAAGGGTGCCAATCTGCAGACGACATTCCTGCTGCTTGCCTATGGTGCCGGTGCCGCGACCTCGCTTGCCGTTGCGTTACTTGCCGGCGGCAGGATCTTTGCCCGCATGAAGCAGTCCCTCGGCGTCAGCGAGCGCATCCGGAAAGTTGCGGGAGCGGCCGTTCTGGCCGGCGTTGCAGCCATCGCTCTTGGGCTCGATACCGGCCTGCTGGCTCGCCTCTCCTATGCAAGCACCGGCTCCTTCGAACAGGCCTTGCTGGAGAAGCTGCACTCCAAGGCATCAGCTCCCGAAACCGAGGTTGCCAGCAACGGCGCCATGAAGGTCGCGACAGATGCGGCTCGCCCGTTCCACAGCGATCTTCCCATCGAAGGTGCTGCCCCTTCCCTCAATGGCGCAGTCACCTGGCTGAACTCGCAGCCGCTGACGACGGCCGAGCTTCGCGGCAAGGTCGTGCTTGTCGACTTCTGGACCTATTCCTGCATCAACTGCATCCGCACCATTCCCTATGTTCGTGCCTGGGCGGAAAAATATAAGGATCAGGGTCTCGTCGTGATCGGCGTCCACGCTCCGGAGTTCGCCTTCGAGAAGAATGTCGATAACGTCAAGAAGGCGGTCACTGACTTCAAGATCGGCTATCCCGTCGCGATCGACAACGACTACCGCATCTGGCGCGCCTTCGAGAACAACTACTGGCCTGCCCATTATCTGATCGATACCAAGGGGCAGGTGCGCTACCAGCATTTCGGTGAAGGCAATTATCGCCAGACCGAACAGGCAATCCAGGATCTCCTGCGTGAAGCCGGCAGCGACATGGCTCAAAGCGGCCCGGTCGTTCCCGATGCGAAGGGTGCGGAAGCAAGCCCCGACCTTGGCCATATCCGCTCAGGCGAAACCTATGTCGGCTATAGCCAGGCCACAGGTTTCGTCTCCCCGGAAGGCGTGAAGGCCGACACCGCCGCCGACTATTCCGTTGCCAATCCCGGCCTCAACCAATGGGGTCTGGCAGGCACCTGGACGGTCGGCCCGGAACAGGCATCGCTCGGCAAGGCAGGCGGCGGCATCACTTACCGCTTCAGCGCCCGCGACCTGCATCTCGTCCTCGGCCCCGCGACCGATGGCAAGCCGATCCGCTTCCGGGTTACCGTGGACGGAAAGGCGCCTGGCGCCGATCACGGCTCCGATATCGACGCCGACGGCAATGGCACCGTGACCGCCACCAAGCTCTATCAGCTCGTCCGTCAGTCGGGTGACGTCACCGCCCGCAACTTCCAGATCCGCTTTCTCGATCCCGGGGTCCAGGCCTACGCCTTCACCTTCGGCTGA
- the hutH gene encoding histidine ammonia-lyase produces the protein MTVSIDKPLSWCDVARVGAGEPLSLSDAAWERVAKAARIVERIVETGVRAYGVNTGVGALSDTVVDRDSQSRLSRNIILSHACGVGPLLPAREVRSIISAQIANFAHGHSGVRPEIVRHLVAFLEHDCIPEVPSKGSAGYLTHNAHTALVLIGEGRAAVKGNSMSGAEALAAIGLTPLVLGAKEGLSLVNGTACATGLSALAVSRAEHLLDWADAIAALTLEAAGCQITAFDENVLALRPSAGIAKVGRRLRSRLNGSGLVAAALGRRTQDALSLRSVPHAHGTAWDVFEQTARIVDQELASVTDNPAVSGTPERPIVSSEAHAVAPALGQAADSLAIAIAQISAMSERRMDRLVNPLVSGLPPFLASDAGSHSGFMIAQYTAAALSNDNRRLAAPASLDGGLTSGLQEDFLAHPTAAANKLLAILDNAEYILAIELMAAAQAHDFLASQGTRAPGTDRLHAVVRSRVPLYGDDRPLNADMEALRDLIAQTVPPAEQETGA, from the coding sequence ATGACCGTCAGCATCGACAAGCCATTGTCTTGGTGTGACGTCGCGCGCGTCGGCGCCGGCGAGCCGCTCTCTCTTTCCGATGCTGCCTGGGAACGCGTTGCCAAGGCAGCCCGCATCGTCGAGCGCATTGTCGAGACGGGCGTGCGTGCCTATGGTGTCAATACTGGCGTCGGTGCCCTCTCCGATACGGTGGTCGACCGTGATTCCCAGAGCCGGCTATCGCGCAACATCATCCTCAGCCATGCCTGCGGCGTCGGTCCCTTATTGCCGGCCCGCGAGGTCCGCTCGATCATATCGGCACAGATCGCCAATTTCGCCCATGGCCATTCCGGCGTGCGGCCAGAAATCGTCAGGCATTTGGTTGCGTTTCTCGAGCACGACTGCATTCCGGAAGTCCCTTCCAAAGGCTCTGCCGGTTATCTCACGCACAATGCCCATACCGCCCTCGTGCTGATCGGCGAGGGCAGGGCTGCCGTGAAGGGCAACTCTATGAGCGGCGCCGAAGCGCTGGCTGCAATCGGCTTGACCCCCTTGGTGCTTGGCGCCAAGGAGGGCTTGAGCCTCGTTAACGGCACGGCCTGCGCCACGGGATTGTCGGCGCTCGCAGTCTCCCGCGCGGAACATCTGCTTGATTGGGCCGACGCGATTGCAGCGCTGACGCTCGAGGCGGCGGGTTGCCAGATCACGGCCTTCGATGAAAACGTATTGGCGCTGCGCCCATCGGCTGGTATCGCCAAGGTTGGGCGCAGGCTGCGCAGCCGCCTGAATGGCAGCGGTCTCGTCGCTGCCGCATTGGGGCGGCGGACGCAGGATGCGCTGAGCCTGAGATCGGTGCCGCATGCCCATGGTACGGCCTGGGACGTCTTTGAGCAAACTGCCCGCATCGTCGATCAGGAACTGGCTTCCGTGACGGACAATCCGGCGGTTTCTGGTACGCCGGAGCGGCCGATCGTTTCCTCCGAAGCCCATGCCGTTGCGCCGGCCCTCGGTCAGGCGGCTGACAGTCTTGCGATCGCGATCGCGCAGATATCGGCGATGAGTGAGCGGCGGATGGATCGTCTCGTTAATCCTTTGGTGAGCGGCCTGCCGCCGTTCCTTGCGAGCGATGCCGGCAGCCACTCCGGTTTCATGATCGCGCAATATACGGCTGCGGCCCTCAGCAATGACAACAGGCGTTTGGCTGCGCCCGCATCGCTCGATGGTGGCCTGACCTCCGGCCTTCAGGAGGATTTCCTCGCCCATCCCACGGCTGCCGCCAACAAGCTGCTCGCGATCCTCGACAATGCCGAATATATCCTCGCGATCGAATTGATGGCAGCCGCGCAGGCTCATGACTTCCTTGCCTCGCAGGGGACGCGAGCGCCGGGCACAGATCGCCTCCACGCCGTTGTCCGCTCGCGTGTTCCTCTCTATGGCGACGATCGTCCGCTGAATGCCGACATGGAGGCGCTGCGGGATCTGATTGCCCAGACCGTGCCTCCTGCCGAACAAGAAACTGGAGCCTAA
- a CDS encoding alpha/beta hydrolase produces MKTRFLSIAALGLAASTFAFAAQAAEVKNIVIVHGALADGSGWRKTADILEKDGFNVTVVQEPITSLADDVAATNRVLDLQKGPSLLVGHSYGGMVISEAGNRPDVAGLVYVAAFQPDKGESLISLASSKPAGSMNIRETKDGQYLYIDPATFAADFAADLPKDEAAFLAKSQVFASKAAFTSKVGDPAWWAKKSWAVVATNDRSINPELERDMAKRAGSDVTEIKASHAVFASQPEKVAAVIEKAAKDAGK; encoded by the coding sequence ATGAAGACCCGTTTCCTCTCCATCGCCGCCCTTGGCCTTGCCGCAAGCACTTTTGCCTTTGCCGCGCAGGCGGCCGAGGTCAAGAACATCGTCATCGTTCACGGCGCCCTTGCCGATGGTTCGGGATGGCGCAAGACGGCCGATATCCTCGAAAAGGACGGCTTCAACGTCACGGTCGTGCAGGAACCGATCACCTCGCTCGCGGACGATGTCGCAGCCACCAATCGCGTGCTCGATCTTCAGAAGGGGCCGAGCCTGCTCGTCGGCCACAGCTATGGCGGCATGGTCATCAGCGAAGCCGGCAATCGCCCGGATGTTGCCGGTCTCGTCTATGTCGCTGCGTTTCAGCCGGACAAGGGCGAAAGCCTGATCAGCCTCGCAAGCTCGAAGCCGGCAGGCAGCATGAACATCCGCGAAACCAAGGACGGCCAATATCTCTATATCGACCCGGCAACCTTCGCGGCTGACTTTGCCGCCGATCTGCCGAAGGACGAAGCCGCTTTCCTGGCAAAATCGCAGGTCTTTGCATCAAAGGCCGCCTTTACCTCCAAGGTCGGCGACCCGGCCTGGTGGGCGAAGAAGAGCTGGGCCGTCGTGGCGACGAATGACCGCTCGATCAATCCCGAGCTTGAGCGAGACATGGCAAAGCGTGCCGGCAGCGATGTGACCGAAATCAAGGCAAGCCACGCCGTCTTCGCCTCGCAGCCGGAAAAGGTTGCCGCGGTGATCGAGAAGGCGGCCAAGGATGCCGGCAAGTAA
- a CDS encoding ATP-binding cassette domain-containing protein, which produces MPGVTRLSVRNIRKSFGTHEVLRGISLDAQDGDVISLLGASGSGKSTFLRCINLLEIATDGEIWVDGEQIRMIHKNGKSYPASHKQVDHIRSELGMVFQSFNLWSHMTILQNIIEGPVHVLKRPRAECIAEAEALLEKVGIADKRHAYPAHLSGGQQQRAAIARALAMKPKLMLFDEPTSALDPELVGEVLRVMRSLAEEGTTMLVVTHEMSFARNVSNRVVFMKEGLVESTGTPDEMFGGGASPAFRQFIGHFGNGQ; this is translated from the coding sequence ATGCCAGGTGTCACCCGACTTTCCGTCCGCAACATCCGCAAAAGCTTCGGCACTCATGAAGTCTTGCGCGGCATTTCCCTCGATGCTCAGGATGGCGACGTGATTTCGCTGCTCGGCGCTTCCGGCTCGGGCAAATCGACCTTCCTTCGTTGCATCAACCTCCTCGAAATCGCCACCGATGGCGAGATCTGGGTGGATGGCGAGCAGATACGCATGATCCACAAGAATGGCAAAAGCTACCCGGCGAGCCATAAGCAGGTGGATCATATCCGCTCCGAGCTCGGCATGGTCTTCCAGAGCTTCAATCTCTGGTCCCATATGACCATTCTGCAGAATATCATCGAAGGTCCGGTTCATGTCCTGAAGCGTCCCCGCGCGGAATGCATCGCCGAGGCTGAAGCGCTCTTGGAGAAGGTCGGCATTGCCGACAAGCGCCATGCCTATCCCGCCCATCTTTCCGGCGGCCAGCAGCAGCGTGCAGCGATTGCCCGCGCGCTTGCCATGAAGCCCAAGCTTATGCTGTTCGACGAGCCGACTTCGGCGCTCGATCCGGAACTCGTCGGCGAAGTGCTGCGCGTTATGCGTTCGCTTGCCGAAGAGGGAACGACGATGCTTGTCGTGACCCATGAAATGAGCTTTGCCCGCAACGTCTCCAACCGCGTCGTCTTCATGAAAGAGGGCCTCGTCGAAAGCACCGGCACGCCGGACGAAATGTTTGGTGGTGGCGCGTCGCCCGCCTTCCGCCAGTTCATTGGCCATTTCGGAAACGGACAATGA
- a CDS encoding cytochrome b/b6 domain-containing protein: MPARSTYSAPQRILHWLMAILIFFNLLFPDGMNAWRRLVRHGQTPTPADIASANIHAYAGIAILLLAILRLGLRLVSDVPALPDGQPAFLHYIASITHFLLYALIFAMPLSGIAAYYLGIDTAAFVHGGPIKTLLWIVVVLHIFGALVQHFYFKSDVLRRMTIG; encoded by the coding sequence ATGCCTGCCAGATCGACCTACTCTGCTCCGCAACGCATTCTTCACTGGCTCATGGCCATCCTCATCTTTTTCAATCTCCTGTTTCCCGACGGTATGAACGCATGGCGGCGTCTTGTGCGTCATGGCCAGACGCCAACGCCGGCCGATATTGCCAGCGCCAATATCCATGCCTATGCCGGTATCGCGATTCTGCTGCTGGCTATCCTGCGCCTTGGCTTGAGATTGGTGTCCGATGTCCCAGCGCTGCCAGACGGTCAGCCCGCGTTTCTGCACTACATCGCAAGCATCACGCATTTCCTGCTCTATGCGCTGATCTTCGCAATGCCCCTATCGGGAATAGCAGCCTACTATCTCGGTATCGATACCGCCGCCTTCGTCCATGGCGGTCCGATCAAGACGCTGCTTTGGATCGTCGTCGTACTTCACATATTTGGAGCGCTTGTTCAGCACTTCTATTTCAAATCGGATGTCCTGCGACGGATGACGATCGGCTAG